The window TGATCAACATCCTGAGCGCAGCGTTATGGCTGACGGTGATGCTATGGGGCAGCGACCCGAAATGGACTGTGACGATCGCACCGTTCGGGCTGAACCTGCTGGGCTGGCTCGAACCTGCCCCGGTGTGGGCGCGCCAGCTGCTCGGGCTGGCGATCACCGGCGTGATCAACACGGGTGCATTCTTCTGGCTGCTGCAGGTCAATCGCCGGGTTGGCGGCGAGACGCCGGCCGAGCTTGCGCAGGATCAGGCCTTCGGCGTGGCCTCACTACCGTAGCTGCTTGAGACCCCGGCGCTGGCTGAACTAATAAGCGACAAAGGATACCCTATGAATATTCTGATCATGGTCATCTTTCTAGCGCTGTCGGCGTTCACGCTGACCGCCGGCGTCATGGTGGTGACCGTTAAGAATATTATTCACGCGGCGCTGTGGCTGATCGCCTCGTTCTTCAGCGTCGCGGCCATGTACCTGCTGCTGGAAGCCGAGTTCATCGCGATCGTGCAGGTGCTGGTGTATGTCGGCGCAATCTCGATCCTGGTGCTGTTCGCGATCATGCTGACGCGGCATGTCACCGGCGAGGGCGTACGCCAGCTATACCAGCGCTGGTGGGTGGCGCTGATCGTGGCGGCGGCGCTGTTCGGGCTCCTGATCGTGCCGACAGTGTTCAACTACAGCTGGGCCGTGCAGCCTGGTGTCGATCAATCGGCCGGGATCTCATCGACGGTCGA of the Candidatus Kouleothrix ribensis genome contains:
- a CDS encoding NADH-quinone oxidoreductase subunit J, with amino-acid sequence MNILIMVIFLALSAFTLTAGVMVVTVKNIIHAALWLIASFFSVAAMYLLLEAEFIAIVQVLVYVGAISILVLFAIMLTRHVTGEGVRQLYQRWWVALIVAAALFGLLIVPTVFNYSWAVQPGVDQSAGISSTVEIGTAFMREYLLPFEIASVLLLVALIGAIVIAFEERAARRRVLTLAEEVDLRRQRGEALRPAASPATPEAPSTGNAPSQP